The DNA sequence CCGGTCCAGTGCGTTGGGTGGCCGAAAACGCAGACACGATAAAGACGGTCGTGGGGGCTGCCGCGCTGACTGTCTGCGTTGTGGCATCTGCAGGCGTCTGTCTGGCCGCGGGCGGTGTGGTGATCCTTGCCGGAATCGCGGTCGACGGCGCGTCGGGTGCCGAGATGGACGGCGCGTACTGGAAGGGCACGGCAATTACAGCAGGCATCACACTGGCAGGCGGAGTCGCTGGCAGGTGGGCTTCGGGTGGAGGGAAGTGGGCCTCGGGCGGCTGGTTGAAGTCTCCCAAGGTCGTCACCAGAGGGCCTAGGCATGCGGCTGGACGTCCACGCCACGCCACCCGGACGGACGTGGGCCCCACGGCAAACGCCTACATGCAGAACGGGTTTCTCGCTGGAATGGGTTGTGGCGCTCCCTCCGCGAGCAGCATTAATGCGGGTTATTGCCCGTGAGGTCTTCGTGGACGAAAGTCCCGGGAGTCTTCGTGAGGCGTCGGGGAGACGGCTCCATCCACCTGCGAAGGAAGGGGACGGTGGTATTCGGGTGGGCTGCGATTCTCTCCCTGTGTCCTGTGCTCGTCCTGTTCGGCCTCGCGGACGTGGAGAAGTACGGGTTCCGTGGGGTAGGCGTCCTCTGGGTGACTGGATTTGTTTCTGCGTTGATAATTCGTGGAACTATCAGACCGCGGGTCATTCTCGAACCGGATGGGTCCATCAGGAACATAGGGCCATTCCTTGAGATGGTTGCATCCAGAGACGAAGGCCTGTCGGTCACGTGTGAAAACAACGGGTTGGTGATCGTGTGTGCGGATGGTGAGCAGGGTGCTTGGTCATTCTCGCAAAGCCTTTTGGGTGGAAGGTCGGCTCGAAACGCGCGCAAGTTTATCGGTACGTGGCTGAAAGAAGAGCGGAAATGCTCTTCCGGGCGTGCGGTCGCGGGCAGGAGAGGGAGGGTGCACGTCGGGCTCGTCGATGTGTTCCTGCTCGTGGCGCCCTTGGCCGCTCCCGTACTCATGAAGCTCTGACCAGCTTCCTCTGGCGGCCCGTCGGTTCTCCGGCGGGCCGCCGGTCCGTGTCCCTCGCCCCGCGCAGCCGTCCAGTGCCCCCAGCACAGTTGGGGCGCCCGCTGCCTAATGGGTAGATCCTGAGTGGGTGGTTTGTTGTGCTTCTCTTCTTTTCTCTCGTCATGGTTCTGATGGGGTTCTCTCTGAGGAGGAACTGGTGGGGTATGGCGGATCAGATGTCCGGCAGGCACCTAGCTTCGAGTTCGATCGAGCACGAAAGGTCCCGCCGGCTGGGGGCGGTCAGAATCTTTGGTGGTATTCTCATCGCCTTCGGTGTTTTTATGGCTTTGACTTTCTCCTATCTCTTGATACGTGGAGTCTCCTGAATGATTCTCCTCTGCGTCCTACTCGTTTTCCTGCCCATCGGTGTTCTGGTGCAATACAGCCCGCGAGGGTGGGGAAAGGGTTTCAGGGAGGCTCTGCGCGGGACGGGGCTCTCTGATTTTTCGGTAAGCGCCTTGGCCGCGGGATGGATGGTGGTCGGCGTGGCGGCGCTCGCCGCTCTGCTCGCACGCATCTTTTGAGGATCGCCCCGGGGCGGCCCGGTGCAGCTTCGACCCACCGGGCGCGTTCACGAGGGCATTCCCAGAACGCTCACTGCCTGGGGCAGCCGCCGCGGCTTTCCGCGAACCCGTCCAGCGCCGCCAGCACCGCTCGCCGGGTCTCCGTGCCGCCCGTGTGGCCCGCGTTGTCGATGATCGTCAGCTTGGCGTCCGGCCAGGCCCGGTCCAGTTCCCAGGCGGTGATCAGGGGGCCCGCGAGGTCGAAGCGGCCGTGGATCAGGGCGCCGGGGATGCCGGTGAGGCGGTGGGCGTGGGCGATGAGTTGGCCTTCCTCCAGCCAGGCTCCGTGGGCGAAGTAGTGGGCGCAGATCCGGACGAGCGCCTGCTGGGCGTGGTTCGGGCGGCTGCTGTACGGGGGTGGGCCCCCGGTCGCCTCCATCAGGGCACGGCGATGACGGCCATCGCGGTCGGCACGCTCGCCCTGACCCGCAGGACGGCGTGGACGCTCGCCGGAGGGGGCGCCGCTCGACTGCTCGCAGGCAGTTGGAGAACCTCGGCGTTCAAATATCGAACTCGCGTCAAGTCCGTATTCCAGGCGCCCAACGTCTCCATCTACGGATACCGCAAGACGATCGATGCGGGCGCCACGTACGCTAACGTGAGTCTCCACACCGGACTCGCGGCGACATTTTGCTGTGCCGGAAAAGCGAGCCCCTGGAGTGCTTCCGGTGTTTGCTGATGCCTGTGCGCCCGGCTGGCGATGTCGTCATCTGAACGAAAGACAGGAACCAGATCGCCATGGAGCAGATTGTGCTGCGCCGGAATTCCTGGGTGGTGATCTCCTGGGTGGTTGTGATCGGCCTCGGGCTCAGCATGCTTGCGGCAGTTCTCAAGGTCAGTTCGGTGAATGGATTCCGAACCGGCTGGCAAGGGATCCCTGTCTTTCTGGCGCTCGTGGTGCCCATCGGGAGGGTCGCAAACTGCAAGATCGTTCTTCGGGAGGATGTACTCGTAGTGGTGAATCCGCTGCGTACCCACATTCTCCCGGTGGCAGCGGTTCATGACGTCTCGGTAGGCGACGACGGCACTCTTGACGTGCGTCTCGACCACCATCGAGTCGTCTCGGTCTTCGCCTTCGGGGGCTCCCTGATCGATCATTTCAAGGGTTCGAGCGGTGAGGCGGCACGCAAGGTCAACGCATGGCTCGGTACTGCCCGTACGGAGAGTGGGCGGCGCGACGTCGCTCCGCGGGTTCGCTGGACGCGCTGCCTTCTTGCGGACGCGGCTCTCGGTCTGGGCGTCGTAGTTACCGCCGCAGGCTTTGCATGGATGGCCTTCAGCGGCAGTTGACGTCACCCGCAGCACAGGTCGGGCTCGACCACGTCGGCCGCCGGTTCCTTGAGGAACCGGCGGCCGGAGTCGTTCATCAGCCTCACCCGCCACTGTCCGCCGGGTCTCCGTGGCGCCCGTCGTCGCGCGCCCGCCGGGAATTGCGGGACAGTCCTTAGCTACGCCCACAACGGCTCCCTCGCTGATTACCCCCTTGGGGCCGTTGGCGGTCGGGCGCTCTGTCTAACCCTTGCTGTGGCAACCACTGCGGAGGCATGCACCAGAAATGATCGGAATGGGTGTGCTTCAGCGCTGTGGGGGTGGGTTTCGTGGGTGCGGGGTTCGGTGCGGCCAGGGCTGCGAACGCTCTGCGGCGTGATGCTCTGAATTATGGGCCCGGAGCCATCAAGGGAGGAGCGCTCATCATGGCAGGCGCCGGCAAACCGGCTGATGGGGCAGCCGTATTGGCCACTTGGCTGGGTATACACTCGCCCGTGATGGATACGAGTTGAAATCTGGCATGAAGTAGGGTGTAGATGTCGAAAAGTCAGCCCCTGAAGGTTGAGCCCATCGGTCGCGCCGAATCGCTCCCCTGGTCTGTGAGGGCGATTCTCCGTAGATCGAACAGGCGAGGCAGGACGGGGCTGATTTTTCGATGCGTGATGCGTGATTCTTTTCGCAGCGTGACGCGTAAGTGGTCAATCGTCTCCGTCGAGTGTGAAGGCAATACCATATGCGAGATGAGCAATACCAGCGTCAAGCGTCCGGTCTTCGTCGACCTTCCGCCGGGGCGGCATGAGCTGACCTTTCGCGTGATCCGGGCGAAGCGGAGCCGCCATACTGTGTTTCATGAGGAAATCCACCTTCGTGAGGGAGACGTTTTCCTGGCCCTCTGCGAACCGATTCAACCCGACGTCTTCTACAGGAAGAGTCCGACGGAAGACACCTGGAGGATCGGAGTGGTGGATTCCGTCTCGGGCAGCGGTGGATCTGCTGAGTCGGGGATGTGATGCCGCTGATCGCGTCCGGAAGGGGAAACATGTACGAATTGATTATCGCGGCCCGGACTTCTCATTCGGTGAGCTACGGCGAACTGACCGTCGGAGTGCTGATCGCCTTTTTCGGGACCCTGTTGGCTTTGAATGTGAAGGGTTGTGCCGAAGTCGCTTCTGACTTTCTGGGGAGGGGGATGTTTTCAGCCTTCTATCACAACGATCACATCCTGAGGATTCCTGCCGGGTTTTTTGCGGCCTTTGGGGTAATTCTGGTCTTGATCAATCTGAAGATTCTCTTCTTCGGGTTCTGAGGCGTCGTATTCACCGGCCGATGGCGCCGTCCGCGGCGTACCTCGCACCCGGCGGCCCTGGTCGCCGTCGCCCCGAGGGGCCGACCGCCGGGAACGTCGCCGGGAGTGTGTACAACAGATGTGCCGTCGCCGATGGTGAGAGAGCTCGCAGGAAGGGGACGCGGAGATGCGCACCAAGGAGACCCGGGTGTTCCGTCGTCCCGTGTACATGTGGTTTCCCGTGGTCGCGGGTGTCGTGGCCTGGATCTGTGCGGTTCTGGTCGTTGGGCTGTTGGGCTCGGCGCCGGTGCCGGCGTTCGTGGTCGCCGGATTCGCGGTCTTCTTCTGGGCGATCGGGTGGGACTCCGCCATTCGCAGCACCGACTGCCATGTGTCCTTCACCAACATCCTGCTGACCACGACGGTCGCCTGGACCGACGTCAGGCGGGTGAACATCCAAGGTGGGCTGACCGTCACCTTGAGAGACGGGAGCGAGCTGAACTCGATAGCATTCGGCGGTTCGCTGCTGGGGGACCTCACCGGCTACCGGACTCACCGGCCGGCCTTCCGGCAGCTTCGGCAGATCCACCGCACGGCACACGCGTCGGAGCCCGGGGGCGGCCGACAGGGGCCGGTCCAGCGGAAGGTGTCCTTCGCCTGGCGGCGGCTCCTGTGTGCCCTCGCCGTCGTTTACGTGCCGCTCGTGGTCGCCCTCGTCCTGTGACGGGGAGGTGGTCCGGCGGGGCCCGTCCGTGCCCCTCGCCCCGCGAAGCCGTCCAGCGCCCCCAGTACCGCCCGCCGGGTCTCCGTGCCGCCCGTGTGGCCCGCGTTGTCGATGATCGTCAGCTTGGCGTCCGGCCAGGCCCGGTCCAGTTCCCAGGCGGTGATCAGGGGGCTCGCCAGGTCGAAGCGGCCGTGGATCAGGGCGCCGGGGATGCCGGTGAGGCGGTGGGCGTGGGCGAGGAGTTGGCCTTCCTCCAGCCAGGCTCCGTGGGCGAAGTAGTGGGCGCAGATCCGGACGAACGCCTGCTGGGCGCGGTCCGGGCGGCTGCTGTACGGGGGCGGGCCTCCGGTCGCCTCCATCGAGACCACCGCGTCCTCCCAGGCGCACCAGTCGGCCGTGGCCCTCTCCCGTACGGCGGCGTCCTCGCTCTCCATGCGGCGGGCGTACGCCGCGACCAGGCCGGCCGGGTCGGTCGTCTCGGGGACGCCCGCGCGGAAGGCGTCCCAGGCCTCGGGGAAGAGTTGGCCGACGCCCCGGTAGAGCCAGTCGATCTCGCTGCGGCGGGTCGTCGTCACCGCCGGGATCACCGCCTCCGTGACCCGCTCCGGGTGTTCCTCGGCGTACGCCAGGATCAGGGTCGATCCCCACGAGCCGCCGTACAGCAGCCACTTGGTGATGCCCAGGTGCTCCCGCAGGCGCTCCATGTCGGCGATCAGGTGTGCCGTCGTGTTGTGCGACATGTCCGTCGCCGGGTCGCTCGCGTGCGGTGTGGAGCGGCCGCAGCCCCGCTGGTCGAAGAGGACCACACGGTAGCAGTCCGGGTCGAAGTACCGGCGGGCGCGGGGTGAGCAGCCGGAGCCGGGGCCGCCGTGCACCACGAGGGCCGGCTTGCCGTCCGGGCTGCCGCACGCCTCCCAGTACACGTGGTTGCCGTCGCCGACGTCCAGCATGCCACTTTCGTACGGCTCGATCGGCGGGTAGAGGTCGTTCGGGTCGCGGTGCACGGCGTTGTTCCCCTCGGTGCGGCGCGTGGCGGGCGGTGGGCCACGTTACGCGGATACGGACGGTCGGAGGCGTCCCGTTTCGGCCTTGCCCATGACGACAGAACGGATCGAACGGAACTTACGGATCGATCTGGCCCGGAATCGCGCCGACGACCAACTCCTGGCCGCCTTCCGGAAGTCGGCCCTGGGTTATGTGGGCCTGCCGTATCCGGGCGGAGGCCGCACAGCCGGTGGCGGCCGGCGGGTCCGTGCCTGCGGGTCCTTGCCGGCCGAGGCCGACGAACACCGTGTGGTGATGGCCAGCCCGGAGGGCAACGGGTTCCGCGTCGCGGCGGACGCCGCGCCCACTCGGGCGGGCCGCCGCGTAGCCTGGGCGCCGTGAACGCCGCGCCCCGGATCCTCGCCGTCCTCGACGAACTGCTCGCCTCCGCCGCCCCCGACGACCGCGGTGCCCTCTGGCACCTGGCCGAGGCCGGGCGGGAGCTGGACGCCAATCTGGTGCGCCTGCCGCCGGGCGCCGAGGTCGGGGAGCATCGGGAGGACGTGCTCGATGTGCTCCTCGTCGTGCTGGAGGGCGAAGGGAGCGTCAGGACGGCGGAGGGCGGGCCGGTCCTGGAGCTGGGGCCCAGCACCGTCCTCTGGCTGCCCCGCACGTCACGGCGGGCGCTGGTCGCCGGGCCCGGCGGGCTGGTGTATCTCACCGTCCACCGCCGCCGCCCCGGCCTCGCGATCAAGCCGCCGGCCGGGGCGTACGAGGGGGGCGAGGGCCCCTGCATGCTGGACCGGGTCTGCCCGGGGTGCGGGCGGCTGTCCCAGGACCCCGCACCGGTCTTCTGCAGTCGGTGCGGGGAACGGTTCCCCGAGCGCTGAGCCCGTGAGCGGGTGGCCCGAGAGCCCGAGAGCCCGAGAGCCCGAGAGCGGGGGAGCGCGAGAGCCCGTCGATGGGTCGTGTGCTCCTCCGGCGCCGCGGCCTTCAGGGCTACTCGCACTCCGTCAGGTCCGGGCGGCCCGGCGGGTTCTTGTTGCCCACCAGCTCGGACAGGTTCTCCTTGTACATGTCCTCCCAGATCCTGCCGCCCAGGATCGTGCGGAGCGCCGAGCACACGTCGTCCTTGAGGACCGAGGACTTCGGCCGCATCGCCACGCCGTAGCCCTCCGCGCCGTTGATGGGCTCCAGCTGCCGCACCTTGTCCGGGTTGGCCTTCACGTATCCGGCGAGGATGATGTCGTCCGAGGCCACCGCGTAGACGTCGGACTTCGGGTCCAGCAGTTTGTCCAGGCAGTCCTGGTAGGTGTTGGGCTGCGACTTCGCCATGGTGAAGCCCCGCTTCGGCAGCTCCTTCTCGTACGTCGACTCCCGCGCCGTGCACACCTCGACGCGCAGGTCCACCAGGTCGCTGGAGTCGTTGATCGTGTACTTGCGCGATTTCTCGCGCACCAGGAAGCTCCGGCTGGCCTCGTAGTACGGGCCCGCGAAGTCGACGCTGTAGCCGCCGGGCGAGGCGGTCTTGCGGTCGTCGGTGATGCTGTACGAGGCGATGACCAGGTCCACCTGCTTCGTCTTCAGCGCGGTGCTCCGGTAGTCCGTGGCGACCGTGGTGAAGGCGACCTCGCCCTTGGAGTAGCCCATGCTCTCGGCGATCGCGTACGCCAGGTCGATGTCGTAACCCTTGTACGTACGCGTCTTCTTGTCGTAGATGCTCAGCCCGGGCTGGTCGTCCTTGACGCCGATCTTCAGGGTCGGGTGCTTGTCCTTCCACCGCTCCTGGGAGCCGCTGCCCGCCGCGCCCTCGCCCTGGCCCCGCGCCGAGCCGGTCCGGTCGCCGCCCCCGCCCTTCTCGCCGTCGCCCTGGGAGACCATCCAGCCCGCGCCGGCCAGCAGCGCCGCGCACACCACCGCCGCGGCCGTCTTCCAGCCCCGGTACCGGCCGGGCGGCCGGGCCGTCGCCGCGGGAGCGGGCGGGGGTGTGTGCGGCACCGGTGCAGGTGCGGGCGGAGGGGCGGCGGGACCGGGCGCGGGGGCGGGGGCGGGCGTGGAGGGGTCCGGTGGGGAGACGACCGTCGGCGGGTGTGTCGCCGACGCGGCCACTGCCGCGTTCGGCACGGAAGGGTCCGCGAGCACCTCGCGGAGCATCGCCTCGGCCGTGGCCGCGTCCAGCCGTTCTCGCGGGTCCGTGGCCAACAGCCCCTGGATGACCGGCGCGAGGGGTCCGGCGTAGCGGAGGGCCGGGTCGGGGGAGTGCCGGATGTTCTCCTGGACCTCCCAGACCTCGTGCCCGGCGAAGGGCACCCTGCCCTCGACCATCTCGTACAGGGTGATCCCTAGCGCCCACAGGTCGGAGGCGGGGGCGGGGCCCGGGGAGGCGGGGGCGAAGAGCTCGGGCGCCAGGTAGGAGGGGGTGCCGATGACGCTTCCGGACCGGGTCACCCGGTCCGCGCCCTCGAAGGTGGCGATGCCGAAGTCCACCAGGATCGCGAGTCCGTCGTCGCGGACGAGGACGTTGCCCGGCTTGACGTCGCGGTGGACGACCGATGCCGCGTGGACCGCCCGCAGGCCCTGGAGGATCTGGAGGCCGATGTTGGCGGCCCTCGGCACGGCGAGGACGCCGTCGCCGCTCAACAGGTCCCCCAGAGACCTCGCTTCGAGCAGCTTCATCACGATCCAGATCTGATGGTCGGTCTCGACCTGGTCGTGGACCGTCACCACGTTCTGGTGCTCGATCTTGGCGATGGCCTCCGCCTCGCGCCGCGCACGCTGCATCGCCGCCGTCTGCGTGGCCGCGGTCATGGCGTTCCGGTCGAGCAGGCCCTTCACGGCGACGAGCCGGCGCAGCCGCCGGTCGTGAGCCTTCCAGACCTCGCCCATTCCGCCGCTGCCGATCGGCTCCAGCAGCTCGTAGCGGCCGTCGATCACGGTCCGGGGGGCGGGCTGCGCGCCGTGCGGCGGTGGCGTGCTCGGCCACTCCGGCGGCGCCACGTCGTCCGGCCGCCGGGGGGCGTCGCCCGAGCGGCGGTCCTCGGGACCCCGGGCCCCGTCGCCCGCTCCGCCGACCCTGTCTTCGTTGTGCATACGACCCCCTGTGCACTACATGGACCACGCCAGATTAGACGCTCCGTCCTGCTCGGACGCACGGACGCGACGTGCCGGTTCGCGTCCCGGCGAGCGGTGGTGCGGGGCGGGAGTTAGGAAGCCGCGCCGCCGTTGCTCTTCAGCAACTGGCCGTTGACCCACTGGCCTTCGGGGGAGCACAGGAATCCCACCAGGTGGGCGGTGTCCTGCGGGGTGCCGAGACGGCCGAGCGGGGTGCCCCCCACCAGGGCCTCGCGCAGCTCGTCGTTCATCCAGCCGGTGTCCACCGGGCCGGGGTTGACGACGTTCGCCGTCACCCCGAGGTGGGCCAGCTCGTGCGCGGCGGCCAGCGTGATGCGGTCCAGGGCCCCCTTGCTCGCCCCGTAGGGAAGGTTGCCCACGGTGTGGTCGCTGGTGAGCGCGACGATCCGGCCCGTCGCGGTGCCGGGCGCGCTGCGGAAGCGCAGCCCGTACTCGCGGATCAGCAGCCAGCTGGCCCGGGCGTTCACCGCGAAGTGCCGGTCGAACGCCTCCACGGTGGTGTCGAGCAGCCCAGAGTCCACCGACTCCGCGTGCGAGAGGACGAGCGCGCTCACGGGCCCGCCGAGGCGCTGTTCCGCCTCATCGAAGATGCGCGTCGGCGCGTCGGGGTCGGACAGGTCCGCCTCGATCGCCGCCGTACGGGCCCCTGCCTCCGCCAGCTCCTTCGCGATGGACGCGGAGGCCCCGGGCTCGGCGCCCCAGTCCATGCGGCGGTCGTACGGCGTCCAGTAGGTGAAGGCGACATCCCAGCCGGAGGCCGCCAGCCGGCGCGCGATGCCCGCGCCGATGCCGATGCTGCGGCCGACACCGGTGATGAGGGCGATGGGGCGGCCCGGCCCGGAGGCGGGCGAGGGCTGTTCGGAGGTCGTCACGCGGTGATCCTTCGTGACTCGTACGCGTACGTCAATGGCCTTTCCGGACACGTGGGCGACGCCCTTGCGCCTGCGCTGACCTGCGGCGACCCATCCTGCTGGTGGGCCGGCCCGGGGTTCGGGTTCCCGGGGCGGGGGCGCCCCGGGCGGGAGCGCCACGTGGTTACGCGGTCCGGCGCGTCCGACATGCGGTGGCGGGCGGGCCGACAGAGACTCGGTGAGGCTCCCCGGGACGCCCGTTCCCGGACGCGCCGAGGAGGAACACGATGACCACGTCGATCAGTGACCCGGTGGTGGAGAAGTTCATCGCCACGGTGAACGCGGGCGACCGGGACGCCTTCTTCGCCGACGTCCTCACCGAGGACGCCACCATGTCCGACGACGGCAGCGAACGGGACCTCGCGGCCTGGACGGAGAAGGAGATCTTCTCCCCGGACGCCAACGGCCGCATGAAGGTCGTGGACGCCTCCGACGACGGCCGCACCCTTGTCGTCGACTACACCAACGACACCTGGGGCACGATGCGGACCCGCTGGGTCTTCACGGTCGCCGGTGACCGGGTCAGCCGCTTCGAGACGGGCCAGGCGTCGTCCTGAGAGCGACCGCGCCCGGTCCCGGTCACAGGCGGCGGTAGGTGCGGCCGCCGCGCCGGGGAAGGGCCGCCGGGTCGTCGGGCCCGGTCCGGGTGGCCGACAGCGCGAGGTGGATCTCGGCGCGCACGGTGGCGTCGGCGAGGTTCCGCGCGAGGTGTTCGGCGCACTGGGAGAGCCAGTCGGTGAGGGTGGTGCGGTGGACGTGCAGTTCGGCCGCGGCGGGGGCGGTCCGGGCGTGGTGGCGCAGCCAGCAGGCCAGGGCGATGCGCAGATGCGGCTCCAGACCGCCGACCAGGCCGACGGCCCAGGCCCGGGCCGCCTCGGTGTCCAGGAGACCGTCCGGCAGCGTCTCCAGCCGGGCAGGACCGCTGTCGCTGCCGCTGTCGCGACCGCTGGCATCGCCGGAGCCGGAGCCGGAGCCGGAGCCGGAGCCGGAGTCGGCGTCGGAGTCGGGGTCGGAGCCGGGTTCAGGGGCGGAGTCGGGGGCCGGGGCGCGGAGGGCAAGCAGCAGGTGCGCCCGCACGGTGGCGTCCTCCAGGTCCGCGCCGAGCAGCCGGGACAGGTCGCGTATCCGGGCCCGGACCGTGCCGGCGGACAGGCCGAGCGCGGCGGCGGCGCGGGGCTTGCTGCCGGTGCGGAGCCACACCAGGAGGAGGTGCCGGTGGGCCGGGGCCAGGGGACGCAGCACGGATTCTGCCCACCGGGCGTACGGGGAGGTGGGCAGGAGAGAGGTGAGCCGGGAGGCGCCCACGGCGTCGGCGGGCGCGATGCGGCGGTCGGGGGTGGCGCTGTGCCGGGCGGCCGCGGCGTCGCTGTGGGCGGTGGGCATCTCGGCCAGGGGCAGCGGCCCGGCCATGCCCGCGAGCAGGTGGTGCCGCTCGCTCAGCCGGGAGACCAGGCGCAGGATCCGCCCGTCGTCGCCGCCGTGGTGGAGCTCGGCGACGACCAGTTCGCCGTCCGGCCGGCCCAGCAGGGTGCAGGCGTCGGCGTGCGGGGCGAGTGAGGGGCGTACGGCCCGCCAGAGGACCTCGTGGGCGGCGGGGACATCGGCGCCGGAGAGCCGGTAGACCGTGACATGCGTGAGCCTGTCGCTGCCGAGGGTCTCGGTGACGGCGGCGGTGTGGCCGGCCAGCAGCAGCCGGATGAGGGTGGTGTGCAGCCGCATCTGTTCGCCCCGCAGCTCCGCCGCGCGTTGCCCGCGCACCTCCAGGAGGGCCGCGGTGGTCGTGGCGACGTGGCAGGTGTGTGCCGGGGGCACGGTGGGCGCCGGAGTCAGGACGAGGACGGCGCCGGCCGCCGGGAGCTGCGTGCTGCGCGGGTGTTCCCGAGGGGCGGCCGCCGCGTGCACCCCGCTGGCGGCCGCGGCGGCGGGGGCGCTGTAGACGGCACCGGCGATGGGATCGGCCAGCACCGCCCACCCGTGGACCAGGGACGCGGCCTCGGCGATCAGGTGCGCGCCGGACCGCGTCGCCGCCCGCAGCAGCCGGTCGGCCGTCTCCCGCTCGTGCCGGGCAGCCCGCGGGCCGTTGGCCTCGTGGTCGGTCGTGCCTGTGCTGCTCATGTGCGAGCCTCCGCGGACCGTGCGCGCCGCGCGCGGGGGGAAGCCCCTCGCGCGGCGCGGTCGTTACGGGCGTGGGTCAGGGGGTGCGGCAGTGACGGACGCGGGTCAGGGGATGCGGGCGACCGCGCCCCACCCGGCGCGGGCCGTGGTGGTGCCGGTGTTCGCGTCGGGCCGCCAGTTCGGCCAGGACACCATGCCCGGCTCCACCATCTCCAGCCCTTCGAAGAACGCGATCGTGGTCTCCGGCTCCCGGAAGATGTAAGGGATCGCGCCGCTCGCGTTGTACTCGTCCTGGACGGCGCGGTGGGCGTCGTCGGACGCGGTGGAATGGCTGAGCGAGAGGTAGCTGCCGGAGGGCAGGCGGTCCACCAGCCGACGTACCAGGGACAGGGCGTCGTCCCAGTCCACGATGTGCCCGAGGACGTCACTGATCACGAGGGCGACGGGCCGGGTCAGGTCCAGGGTCTCGGCCGCCCCGGCGAGCACGGTCTCCGTGTCGCGCATGTCCGCCTCGACGTAGGCGGTCGCCCCCTCGGGGGTGCTGGTCAGCAGCGCGTGGACGTGCAGGAGCACCAGGGGGTCGTGGTCGACGTAGACGATCCGGGAGTCCGGGGCTATCCGCTGGGCGACCTCGTGCGTGTTGTTCGCCGTCGGCAACCCCGCGCCCACATCGAGGAACTGGCGGATTCCGGCGTCCCGGGCGAGATGGGTGACCGTGCGCCGCAGGAAGTCCCGCGACTCCTTCGCGAACGTCTCGATCAGCGGGTACTTCCCCCGGTAGGCGTCGCCCGCCGCCCGGTCCGCCGGGAAGTTGTCCTTGCCGCCGAGCCAGTAGTTCCAGACACGTGCGGAGTGCGCGACGCTCGTATCGATCTGCGCGGGCAGTTCAGG is a window from the Streptomyces sp. MMBL 11-1 genome containing:
- a CDS encoding SDR family oxidoreductase — protein: MTTSEQPSPASGPGRPIALITGVGRSIGIGAGIARRLAASGWDVAFTYWTPYDRRMDWGAEPGASASIAKELAEAGARTAAIEADLSDPDAPTRIFDEAEQRLGGPVSALVLSHAESVDSGLLDTTVEAFDRHFAVNARASWLLIREYGLRFRSAPGTATGRIVALTSDHTVGNLPYGASKGALDRITLAAAHELAHLGVTANVVNPGPVDTGWMNDELREALVGGTPLGRLGTPQDTAHLVGFLCSPEGQWVNGQLLKSNGGAAS
- the pip gene encoding prolyl aminopeptidase, which produces MHRDPNDLYPPIEPYESGMLDVGDGNHVYWEACGSPDGKPALVVHGGPGSGCSPRARRYFDPDCYRVVLFDQRGCGRSTPHASDPATDMSHNTTAHLIADMERLREHLGITKWLLYGGSWGSTLILAYAEEHPERVTEAVIPAVTTTRRSEIDWLYRGVGQLFPEAWDAFRAGVPETTDPAGLVAAYARRMESEDAAVRERATADWCAWEDAVVSMEATGGPPPYSSRPDRAQQAFVRICAHYFAHGAWLEEGQLLAHAHRLTGIPGALIHGRFDLASPLITAWELDRAWPDAKLTIIDNAGHTGGTETRRAVLGALDGFAGRGARTGPAGPPPRHRTRATTSGT
- a CDS encoding SAM-dependent methyltransferase; the encoded protein is MNTTGNGPELPAQIDTSVAHSARVWNYWLGGKDNFPADRAAGDAYRGKYPLIETFAKESRDFLRRTVTHLARDAGIRQFLDVGAGLPTANNTHEVAQRIAPDSRIVYVDHDPLVLLHVHALLTSTPEGATAYVEADMRDTETVLAGAAETLDLTRPVALVISDVLGHIVDWDDALSLVRRLVDRLPSGSYLSLSHSTASDDAHRAVQDEYNASGAIPYIFREPETTIAFFEGLEMVEPGMVSWPNWRPDANTGTTTARAGWGAVARIP
- a CDS encoding nuclear transport factor 2 family protein codes for the protein MTTSISDPVVEKFIATVNAGDRDAFFADVLTEDATMSDDGSERDLAAWTEKEIFSPDANGRMKVVDASDDGRTLVVDYTNDTWGTMRTRWVFTVAGDRVSRFETGQASS
- a CDS encoding helix-turn-helix domain-containing protein is translated as MSSTGTTDHEANGPRAARHERETADRLLRAATRSGAHLIAEAASLVHGWAVLADPIAGAVYSAPAAAAASGVHAAAAPREHPRSTQLPAAGAVLVLTPAPTVPPAHTCHVATTTAALLEVRGQRAAELRGEQMRLHTTLIRLLLAGHTAAVTETLGSDRLTHVTVYRLSGADVPAAHEVLWRAVRPSLAPHADACTLLGRPDGELVVAELHHGGDDGRILRLVSRLSERHHLLAGMAGPLPLAEMPTAHSDAAAARHSATPDRRIAPADAVGASRLTSLLPTSPYARWAESVLRPLAPAHRHLLLVWLRTGSKPRAAAALGLSAGTVRARIRDLSRLLGADLEDATVRAHLLLALRAPAPDSAPEPGSDPDSDADSGSGSGSGSGSGDASGRDSGSDSGPARLETLPDGLLDTEAARAWAVGLVGGLEPHLRIALACWLRHHARTAPAAAELHVHRTTLTDWLSQCAEHLARNLADATVRAEIHLALSATRTGPDDPAALPRRGGRTYRRL
- a CDS encoding serine/threonine-protein kinase — its product is MHNEDRVGGAGDGARGPEDRRSGDAPRRPDDVAPPEWPSTPPPHGAQPAPRTVIDGRYELLEPIGSGGMGEVWKAHDRRLRRLVAVKGLLDRNAMTAATQTAAMQRARREAEAIAKIEHQNVVTVHDQVETDHQIWIVMKLLEARSLGDLLSGDGVLAVPRAANIGLQILQGLRAVHAASVVHRDVKPGNVLVRDDGLAILVDFGIATFEGADRVTRSGSVIGTPSYLAPELFAPASPGPAPASDLWALGITLYEMVEGRVPFAGHEVWEVQENIRHSPDPALRYAGPLAPVIQGLLATDPRERLDAATAEAMLREVLADPSVPNAAVAASATHPPTVVSPPDPSTPAPAPAPGPAAPPPAPAPVPHTPPPAPAATARPPGRYRGWKTAAAVVCAALLAGAGWMVSQGDGEKGGGGDRTGSARGQGEGAAGSGSQERWKDKHPTLKIGVKDDQPGLSIYDKKTRTYKGYDIDLAYAIAESMGYSKGEVAFTTVATDYRSTALKTKQVDLVIASYSITDDRKTASPGGYSVDFAGPYYEASRSFLVREKSRKYTINDSSDLVDLRVEVCTARESTYEKELPKRGFTMAKSQPNTYQDCLDKLLDPKSDVYAVASDDIILAGYVKANPDKVRQLEPINGAEGYGVAMRPKSSVLKDDVCSALRTILGGRIWEDMYKENLSELVGNKNPPGRPDLTECE